From one Marmota flaviventris isolate mMarFla1 chromosome 1, mMarFla1.hap1, whole genome shotgun sequence genomic stretch:
- the LOC139706684 gene encoding tetratricopeptide repeat protein 28-like isoform X3, translated as MEQQLPPASEPTPASTPARSRRRREPESPPAPAPISLFGAKTIGRRSPDEPVLSKAEFVEKVRQSNQACHDGDFHTAIVLYNEALAVDPQNCILYSNRSAAYMKIQQYDKALDDAIKARLLNPKWPKKPRKACWMITDT; from the exons ATGGAGCAGCAGCTGCCGCCAGCGTCCGAACCGACCCCAGCGTCGACTCCGGCCCGGAGCCGCAGGCGGCGGGAGCCCGAGTCTCCGCCGGCGCCAGCGCCG ATTTCTCTTTTTGGTGCTAAGACTATTGGCCGGAGAAGTCCTGATGAACCAGTACTGAGCAAAGCTGAATTTGTTGAGAAAGTTCGTCAGAGTAACCAGGCTTGTCACGATGGCGATTTCCACACAGCTATTGTCCTGTACAATGAAGCCCTGGCTGTTGACCCTCAGAACTGCATTTTATACAGCAATAGATCTGCAGCCTACATGAAAATCCAGCAGTATGACAAGGCACTGGATGACGCAATCAAAGCCCGGCTTCTCAATCCCAAATGGCCAAAG